The DNA segment CAAAAACACTTGGTTATAATGTTCAAGTGCTATGATATTCTCCCATCTATCTACTCTTTCTTTCTGTAATACCATCGTCATTCACATGAAAATGAACTTCAAGTGTTTCCCCATCAAAGAAAAACACTCCGTACATGTAAAAAGATTATACTGcaacccaaaaatattaaaacagtAACATGATGATCCAAGAACCAGTGAGCTATGTATGAAGTAGGTTTAGGGAAAATTATCCAACTACGGATGAATAGATGCTATGTCCAATTAAAGTGGAACTGGCTCATCGATGTGCTTTAAAATCCCACCCAGTCCCCTGCTCTGGCACCAAGTTCTAGCATCAAGCAGCGGGAACCTTTTTCCCATCCTCGATGAAGAAAATGGcagtttcaggtacctgaaagGAAACAACAAAGAATGGTAATGCTGCCTTTTCTGAACATGATTTTAATATAGTAACGCATCATAAGAAGACTCCAAAGGATGGTAATGCCATCTTTTCCAGCAAGGAGGCATGCATTAAATTTATCAGGGTGTACGAATAGTCAAATATGAAACATACAAccaaacaaatataatcaaattTCATCAAGTTTTAGCATTAACAATGAACAATAAAACCTCACTTTCAAGGTAATAAAGAAACATAACTCAGAATTGGAGAGTTTCATGTTGAAATGTATTTCCATGTGTAAGACCAGAGTAATGTCTTTTCTAATGGTAAAggcaaagaaaataaacaaacattGTTCCATATTTCTCATATGAAGCATTTTcatattgaataaaatgtaaagtgACATTATTGAAAACATTACAGCAGGCCAGGTCTCTGTAATATATTCCACAATATCATACGATATGTCTCCTTGAACATCAATTTGCTCCTTGTCAGTTGGTCCCTAAAGGAAAACAATCATTGAAAAGCTTGTAAGAAACAAAGGAACCGATAATGGAATGAAAAAACTACAAGTAAAGATGACTTTGACGCACCTTAACAACTGATGCACCGGTGGCAAATTTCTTCCCAAGCTTTTTCGAAGCATCACTAAGCTTAATTCCTGAAAAACAACTCCtcctaaaaaaattaacttgttctgaaaaaaactaataaatagatgaaaaagataaaaatgtgAGAATGCAACTCACCAAATAGATCCAATCCTTTCACAATGGTGATACATTTGCGCCTATTACGTACAACCTTTTCAATGACAACTTCTTGTTTCTCCTTTTATTTGACAAAAAATGGGGAAAATTAGGAAGACTAGATATGTTATTctcacatataataaacaaacCTTGTATGTAAGAGATCCACAAGCAATAaccaaaaaattaaagaaaagaaaaggaaacagaAGAATTGGTTCCATGAAATATTGTAGCATTCATCCTTGCAGGTTACCTAAGCTAATTAATGGAaaggtatttaaattttaaacattggGAATCAAAAGCTTCAAAACACCCTATAAATATTATGAGCATATAATGCCtgaggagaaaaaaattgaaaaagaaggaactttactttcttctttatttttccaCCAGGAAGACGTTTTACATCTTCTTGTTTAGATGACACTGTGCTCCCTGAAAATTGAAAACAAACATTGGATcagtgaaaatgaaaaaaaagatgaataaaactTTTTTAAACGAATTATTtgtgataaaatatatttatatttccaTATAAAGATCATTTAAACCTGGTGGAGCTGAAGATGCTGCCCCTTCAGCAGCAGAGGAAATACCAACTGATTGCAGCTGTTCAGAAACCTTCTCACCCTCCTTTTCATTAGCCtctgaacatcaaagagaaatctTTAATTAACTTACTCTATGAAActcacattaaaaaaaaaaaaaagcaaaaaagtgCCTTTCTTCTCTTATCCTTCCAATTACAGTTTAggcaaagttaaaaaaaaaagaaaaagaaaaaggaaacaaatagAAGGGTGTTAAAATCATAGTAAAACAATTGACGTTAAGCATACATGTTTTTGTGTGTATATTTAGTAGCAAAATGCAAagaatttttaatcatttatcaattcatatcagaaaaatatctccaagaaaaaccaaatttaaaccccaaaaaagcccacaaaaaaacaaaatttcatCTTCTTTAATATCTTTGTCATCGGCAAACAGACAGAAAGGCatgggattaaaattaaaaaaaaaaactcaagtatGCAAACTAATTAATATAGAGAAAAATAGAGGGGAAAAAAAACCTTTGAGGAGATGTGGGTAAAGGTCAGGGGCGTTGCTGATCAACCAAGGTTTACACTTTTCGAAATCAGGGCCGAATTCACAGTACTCCGCTGGAAGAGAACATAT comes from the Gossypium hirsutum isolate 1008001.06 chromosome A06, Gossypium_hirsutum_v2.1, whole genome shotgun sequence genome and includes:
- the LOC107962858 gene encoding translation machinery-associated protein 22 isoform X1; protein product: MAEKPQPVKVLYCPICSLPAEYCEFGPDFEKCKPWLISNAPDLYPHLLKEANEKEGEKVSEQLQSVGISSAAEGAASSAPPGSTVSSKQEDVKRLPGGKIKKKEKQEVVIEKVVRNRRKCITIVKGLDLFGGVVFQELSLVMLRKSLGRNLPPVHQLLRDQLTRSKLMFKETYRMILWNILQRPGLLYLKLPFSSSRMGKRFPLLDARTWCQSRGLGGILKHIDEPVPL
- the LOC107962858 gene encoding translation machinery-associated protein 22 isoform X2, whose product is MAEKPQPVKVLYCPICSLPAEYCEFGPDFEKCKPWLISNAPDLYPHLLKEANEKEGEKVSEQLQSVGISSAAEGAASSAPPGSTVSSKQEDVKRLPGGKIKKKEKQEVVIEKVVRNRRKCITIVKGLDLFGIKLSDASKKLGKKFATGASVVKGPTDKEQIDVQGDISYDIVEYITETWPAVPETAIFFIEDGKKVPAA